A DNA window from Brassica napus cultivar Da-Ae chromosome C1, Da-Ae, whole genome shotgun sequence contains the following coding sequences:
- the LOC106383369 gene encoding wax ester synthase/diacylglycerol acyltransferase 5-like has product MAKGSKCTWGNWIGYIIFPFSISLCDDPLEHLRRAKFIIDRKKNSFEALLTFIVGNFILKSFGVQRAANILKRALSNTTMSFSNMVGPIEEISFYGHPVTYMAPSVYGHPHALTMHFQSYMNKMKPGHLILVVKGSQL; this is encoded by the exons ATGGCAAAGGGATCAAAGTGTACATGGGGAAATTGGATCGGCTACATAATCTTTCCGTTCTCTATTTCACTCTGCGATGACCCATTGGAACATCTCCGACGAGCCAAGTTCATAATCGACAGGAAGAAGAACTCGTTTGAAGCCCTGCTAACGTTCATTGTTGGTAATTTCATTCTAAAATCGTTTGGGGTTCAG AGGGCAGCAAATATACTAAAGAGAGCATTGTCAAACACAACGATGTCATTTTCAAACATGGTTGGTCCGATTGAAGAAATCAGCTTCTATGGCCATCCCGTCACGTACATGGCCCCAAGTGTGTATGGTCATCCCCAT GCATTGACGATGCATTTTCAAAGTTATATGAACAAGATGAAACCGGGGCATCTAATTCTGGTGGTTAAGGGTTCACAGCTGTGA